The Iamia majanohamensis genome window below encodes:
- a CDS encoding LytR C-terminal domain-containing protein → MTAPAGGRDDATIRGAVVLVVAIVIGLALLARTGGGGSDEAATTTAAAATESTAFDGSTTAPQTTAGPINSASTTTSAPGATDTRPPGEVSVLVLNGTTANVDGIAGDNESKITAAGYTSAGATGADADLTTTTIYAPADLQADAEAIKAVLGIPDAAIEEPPAESPGPGSDQADIVVVIGDDAAGG, encoded by the coding sequence GTGACCGCACCGGCCGGCGGGCGCGACGACGCCACCATCCGGGGCGCGGTCGTCCTCGTGGTGGCCATCGTCATCGGCCTGGCCCTCCTGGCGCGCACCGGTGGCGGCGGGTCCGACGAGGCGGCCACGACCACCGCTGCGGCCGCCACCGAGTCCACCGCCTTCGACGGCAGCACCACCGCGCCGCAGACCACGGCCGGTCCCATCAACTCCGCGTCGACCACCACCTCCGCGCCCGGCGCGACCGACACCCGCCCGCCCGGCGAGGTCTCGGTGCTCGTCCTCAACGGCACCACCGCCAACGTCGACGGCATCGCCGGCGACAACGAGTCCAAGATCACCGCCGCGGGCTACACCAGCGCCGGGGCCACGGGCGCGGATGCCGACCTCACCACCACCACCATCTACGCCCCGGCCGACCTCCAGGCCGACGCCGAGGCCATCAAGGCCGTGCTCGGCATCCCCGACGCGGCCATCGAGGAGCCCCCGGCCGAGTCGCCCGGCCCGGGCAGCGACCAGGCCGACATCGTGGTGGTCATCGGCGACGACGCCGCCGGCGGCTGA
- a CDS encoding DUF3263 domain-containing protein, which produces MTDLDTVPLTDRDRAILDFERSWWTRGGVKETAIGEELELSASRYYALLAEIMDMPAAMDHDPLLVRRLRRLRDARRRSRAAGAEAARDADAGGRP; this is translated from the coding sequence GTGACCGACCTGGACACCGTGCCGCTGACCGATCGCGATCGCGCCATCCTCGACTTCGAGCGCTCCTGGTGGACCCGGGGCGGGGTCAAGGAGACCGCGATCGGCGAGGAGCTCGAGCTCTCCGCGTCGCGGTACTACGCCCTCCTGGCCGAGATCATGGACATGCCCGCGGCCATGGACCACGACCCGCTCCTCGTCCGCCGCCTGCGGCGCCTGCGCGACGCCCGGCGCCGCAGCCGGGCCGCGGGGGCCGAGGCCGCCCGGGACGCCGACGCCGGGGGCCGCCCGTGA